Proteins from a single region of Microbispora sp. ZYX-F-249:
- a CDS encoding STAS domain-containing protein yields MELKVATQSHAGQAVMAVFGEIDLYTAPRLQAEFTRLLETGPDRVVIDMSGVEFCDSTGMNVLLSALKRLRERGGTLEVAAPRPAVRKILQVTGLDSVFTVHDTVPADLLTAEHQG; encoded by the coding sequence GTGGAGCTCAAAGTCGCGACGCAATCCCACGCCGGTCAGGCCGTCATGGCCGTCTTCGGCGAAATCGACCTATATACCGCGCCCCGGCTGCAGGCGGAGTTCACCCGCCTGCTGGAGACCGGGCCGGACCGGGTGGTCATCGACATGTCCGGAGTGGAGTTCTGCGACTCCACGGGCATGAACGTGCTGCTGTCGGCGCTCAAGCGGCTGCGCGAGCGGGGCGGCACGCTGGAGGTGGCGGCGCCGAGACCGGCGGTACGCAAGATTCTGCAGGTCACCGGGCTCGACTCGGTGTTCACCGTGCACGACACGGTGCCCGCCGATCTGCTCACGGCCGAGCACCAGGGTTAG
- a CDS encoding glycosyltransferase family 2 protein, with protein MGEMAVPEPDTAVVIPAKDEADRIGATVTAALKLPGVDLVVVVDDGSSDETGRVARAAGARVVRHSRNRGKAAAMESGAEAVRLLDEERPRHLLFLDADLGETAAAALPLIAPVRDGEADMTIAAFATRVKLGGHGMVVRLARDGIKRLTGWEATQPLNGQRCLTRAAFEAGRPLAHGFGVETGLTVDLLRKGFRVVEVEVEMSHRATGTDWRSQLHRARQLRDVGLALAAREPAVGQARSALRRP; from the coding sequence ATGGGGGAAATGGCAGTGCCCGAGCCGGACACCGCGGTGGTGATTCCGGCGAAGGACGAGGCCGACCGGATCGGCGCCACCGTGACCGCCGCCCTGAAGTTGCCCGGCGTGGATCTCGTGGTCGTGGTCGACGACGGCTCGTCCGACGAGACCGGCCGGGTGGCCAGGGCGGCGGGCGCCCGGGTCGTACGGCACAGCCGCAACCGGGGCAAGGCCGCGGCGATGGAGAGCGGGGCCGAGGCGGTGCGCCTCCTCGACGAGGAGCGTCCCCGGCACCTGCTGTTCCTCGACGCCGACCTGGGCGAGACGGCGGCGGCGGCCCTCCCGTTGATCGCGCCGGTGCGCGACGGCGAGGCCGACATGACCATCGCGGCGTTCGCGACCAGGGTCAAGCTCGGCGGGCACGGCATGGTCGTACGGCTGGCCCGGGACGGCATCAAGCGGCTCACCGGCTGGGAGGCGACCCAGCCGCTCAACGGGCAGCGGTGTCTCACCCGGGCCGCGTTCGAGGCGGGCCGGCCGCTCGCGCACGGTTTCGGCGTCGAGACCGGCCTCACCGTCGACCTGCTCAGGAAGGGTTTCCGGGTGGTCGAGGTCGAGGTCGAGATGTCGCACCGGGCGACCGGCACCGATTGGCGCTCCCAGTTGCACAGGGCCAGGCAGCTCCGTGACGTCGGCCTGGCTCTCGCCGCCCGCGAGCCCGCCGTGGGCCAGGCGCGCTCCGCCCTCCGCCGCCCCTAA
- the pheA gene encoding prephenate dehydratase, translating to MSKLAYLGPQGTFCEAALRLLEPDAERLPCANVGAALDAARDGEADGAVVPLENSVEGAITQTLDELAGGRPLHITGEWLLPVEFSLLVRPGTELAQIKRVITHPAAHTQCRGYIERELPGAVVIAASSTAAAAQEVASPESPYDAAISPAIAGEYYALDAIASNIGDRSDTVTRFIKVNRPGRLSEPTGADRTSLVAFLRDDHPGALLEMLSEFAVRGVNLTRIESRPTGDGIGRYFFHFDLEGHIADARVGEAVAGLHRLCDDVRFLGSYPRADRLPTQIKEGTADADFAEAADWLTKIRAGRA from the coding sequence ATGTCGAAGCTCGCGTACCTGGGGCCTCAGGGCACCTTCTGTGAGGCGGCCCTGCGACTCCTGGAGCCGGACGCCGAGCGCCTGCCCTGCGCCAACGTCGGAGCCGCGCTCGACGCCGCCCGCGACGGCGAGGCGGACGGCGCGGTCGTCCCGCTGGAGAACTCGGTGGAGGGGGCGATCACTCAGACCCTCGACGAGCTGGCCGGGGGGAGGCCGCTCCACATCACCGGCGAGTGGCTGCTTCCGGTCGAGTTCTCCCTGCTGGTGCGGCCCGGCACCGAGCTGGCGCAGATCAAGCGGGTCATCACGCACCCGGCGGCCCACACCCAGTGCCGTGGGTACATCGAGCGTGAGCTGCCCGGCGCCGTGGTGATCGCGGCGTCCTCGACGGCCGCCGCCGCGCAGGAGGTCGCCTCTCCCGAGTCTCCGTACGACGCGGCGATCAGCCCGGCCATCGCCGGGGAGTACTACGCGCTCGACGCGATCGCCTCGAACATCGGCGACCGCTCCGACACCGTCACCCGGTTCATCAAGGTGAACCGTCCGGGGCGGCTGTCCGAGCCCACCGGAGCCGACCGCACCTCGCTCGTGGCCTTCCTCCGCGACGACCACCCGGGCGCGCTGCTGGAGATGCTGAGCGAGTTCGCGGTCCGCGGGGTCAACCTGACCCGCATCGAGTCGCGTCCCACCGGGGACGGCATCGGCCGCTACTTCTTCCACTTCGATCTCGAGGGTCACATCGCCGACGCCCGCGTCGGGGAGGCCGTGGCCGGCCTGCACCGGCTCTGCGACGACGTGCGCTTCCTCGGCAGCTACCCGCGCGCCGACCGGCTTCCCACCCAGATCAAGGAGGGTACGGCGGACGCGGACTTCGCCGAGGCCGCCGACTGGCTCACGAAGATCCGCGCCGGTCGCGCTTGA
- a CDS encoding cold-shock protein — MAQGTVKWFNAEKGFGFIAPDGGEPDVFVHFSAITGSGYRNLEDGQRVEFEVIAGPKGPQASNVRGL; from the coding sequence ATGGCTCAGGGAACCGTCAAGTGGTTCAACGCTGAGAAGGGCTTCGGCTTCATCGCACCGGACGGCGGCGAGCCCGACGTGTTCGTGCACTTCTCCGCGATCACGGGCAGCGGCTACCGCAACCTGGAGGACGGCCAGCGGGTCGAGTTCGAGGTCATCGCCGGTCCGAAGGGTCCGCAGGCTTCGAACGTCCGCGGCCTCTGA
- a CDS encoding multicopper oxidase family protein — translation MDRTRRRGARLRLALAGAATIALLAPPAWLWQDSLMPGTYSVMDMGYPDYGGALTHVAGTSEHSEHPQHPQHSGHSAGHTGHGAAARSLTSLTADPDREADVAITLVAREQRFRLPTGRPVDGYTLNGTSPGPVIHASVGQLVQVRLVNESVPGGITLHWHGVDVPGAADGVAGVTQDAVGVGGSFTYRFVAGQAGTFWYHSHQVSHEQVRRGLLGALVVAPERPSTGVVDVVALMHLYDGARTINGREGDVRTEARPGERVRVRVINTENGQTPVWVGGAPFRLAAVDGTDLHGPAPVRDTAVLVTAGGRADIEVTMPEDGSPVRVHVGGRAGVVLGSRSYDAPAVPRPAVTLDPLSYGTPAPLGLDADRPDRRFDYEIGRRPGFLDGRPGVWWTINGHMFPDVPMFVVAEGDVVRVRIVNDSGEPHPMHLHGHHAVVLSRDGVRATGSPWWVDSLEVGAGETYEIAFVAGNPGIWMDHCHNLPHATEGLVAHLMYEGVTTPFTVGGTTANEPE, via the coding sequence ATGGACAGGACTCGCCGTCGCGGCGCCCGGCTGCGCCTCGCCCTGGCGGGCGCCGCGACCATCGCCCTGCTCGCCCCGCCGGCCTGGCTCTGGCAGGACAGCCTCATGCCCGGTACGTACTCGGTGATGGACATGGGGTACCCCGACTACGGCGGCGCCCTGACCCACGTGGCCGGCACATCGGAGCACTCAGAGCACCCACAGCACCCACAGCATTCAGGCCACAGCGCCGGACACACCGGGCACGGCGCGGCGGCGCGCAGCCTGACGTCGTTGACCGCCGACCCGGACCGCGAGGCCGACGTCGCGATCACCCTGGTCGCCCGCGAGCAGCGGTTCCGGCTGCCCACCGGCCGCCCGGTGGACGGCTACACCCTGAACGGCACCTCGCCCGGCCCGGTCATCCACGCGAGCGTCGGGCAGCTGGTGCAGGTCCGGCTGGTGAACGAGTCGGTGCCGGGCGGCATCACGCTGCACTGGCACGGCGTCGACGTGCCGGGCGCCGCCGACGGAGTCGCCGGCGTCACCCAGGACGCGGTCGGCGTGGGCGGGTCGTTCACCTACCGCTTCGTCGCCGGCCAGGCAGGCACCTTCTGGTACCACTCCCACCAGGTCTCCCACGAGCAGGTGCGCCGCGGCCTGCTGGGCGCCCTCGTGGTCGCCCCAGAGCGCCCGTCCACCGGCGTCGTCGACGTCGTAGCGCTGATGCACCTCTACGACGGAGCCCGCACGATCAACGGCAGGGAGGGCGACGTGCGGACCGAAGCCCGCCCCGGCGAGCGGGTGCGCGTGCGGGTGATCAACACGGAGAACGGCCAGACGCCCGTATGGGTCGGCGGGGCCCCGTTCCGGCTCGCCGCCGTCGACGGCACCGACCTGCACGGGCCCGCGCCCGTGCGGGACACCGCCGTGCTGGTCACGGCGGGCGGCCGCGCCGACATCGAGGTGACCATGCCCGAGGACGGCTCGCCGGTGCGGGTCCACGTCGGCGGCCGGGCCGGCGTCGTGCTCGGATCGCGGTCGTACGACGCGCCCGCCGTCCCCCGGCCCGCGGTCACGCTCGACCCGCTCTCCTACGGCACGCCGGCGCCGCTGGGGCTCGATGCCGACCGGCCCGACCGGCGGTTCGACTACGAGATCGGGCGCCGCCCCGGCTTCCTGGACGGACGTCCGGGAGTCTGGTGGACGATCAACGGCCACATGTTCCCCGACGTGCCGATGTTCGTGGTCGCCGAGGGCGACGTGGTGCGGGTGCGCATCGTCAACGACAGCGGCGAGCCGCACCCCATGCACCTGCACGGCCACCACGCCGTGGTGCTGAGCCGGGACGGCGTACGGGCGACGGGCAGCCCGTGGTGGGTGGACTCGCTCGAAGTCGGCGCCGGCGAGACGTACGAGATCGCCTTCGTGGCAGGCAACCCCGGCATCTGGATGGACCACTGCCACAACCTGCCGCACGCGACCGAGGGTCTCGTCGCCCATCTCATGTACGAGGGGGTCACCACGCCCTTCACCGTGGGCGGGACCACCGCGAACGAGCCGGAGTGA
- a CDS encoding sensor histidine kinase translates to MIVQIVAVAAGLGLVIAALGLALLRVLRRRSIGVMLAVVAAVTVSATLAGVVAITLAMIIDGRPKNIVLTVVGIGGLVGLGVALVNARTVVRASRSLVGALESVPPSGRFVPPPTPLPAELQTIGTALEQAYERLRLGRERERALESARRELVAWVSHDLRTPLAGMRAMVEALEDGVADDPETVKRYHVQIRVEVDRLAGMVEDLFELSRIHAGALRPTLTRTGLGDLVADTLAAVEPLARAGGVRLTGEADPRVPVHADAGQLGRAVRNLVVNAIRHTPAGGTVVVRAVTEGTTARLSVLDGCGGIPEEDLPRVFDVAFRGEAARTPGPDGGAGLGLAIARGIVEAHDGVIGVANEGPGCRFEITLPLA, encoded by the coding sequence GTGATCGTCCAGATCGTCGCGGTCGCCGCCGGGCTCGGCCTCGTCATCGCGGCCCTCGGCCTGGCGCTGCTGCGGGTCCTGCGCCGCCGGTCGATCGGCGTGATGCTCGCGGTCGTGGCGGCGGTGACGGTCTCCGCGACGCTGGCCGGGGTGGTCGCCATCACGCTCGCCATGATCATCGACGGGCGGCCGAAGAACATCGTGCTCACCGTCGTCGGCATCGGCGGCCTGGTGGGGCTCGGCGTCGCGCTGGTGAACGCCCGGACGGTGGTGCGCGCCAGCAGGAGCCTCGTCGGCGCGCTGGAGAGCGTGCCGCCCTCCGGCCGGTTCGTCCCGCCGCCCACGCCGCTCCCGGCCGAGCTGCAGACCATCGGCACCGCGCTGGAGCAGGCGTACGAGCGGCTGCGGCTGGGCCGCGAGCGCGAGCGGGCGCTGGAGAGCGCGCGGCGCGAACTGGTCGCGTGGGTCAGCCACGACCTGCGCACCCCCCTGGCCGGCATGCGGGCGATGGTGGAGGCGCTGGAGGACGGGGTGGCCGACGACCCCGAGACCGTCAAGCGCTATCACGTCCAGATCAGGGTGGAGGTCGACCGGCTCGCCGGGATGGTGGAGGACCTGTTCGAGCTGTCGCGGATCCACGCGGGCGCACTGCGGCCCACGCTCACCCGCACGGGGCTCGGCGACCTCGTCGCGGACACCCTCGCCGCCGTCGAGCCGCTCGCCCGCGCCGGGGGCGTGCGGCTGACCGGGGAGGCGGACCCGCGCGTCCCGGTCCACGCCGACGCCGGGCAGCTCGGCCGGGCCGTACGCAATCTGGTGGTGAACGCCATCCGCCACACGCCCGCCGGGGGAACGGTCGTCGTGCGGGCGGTGACCGAAGGGACCACCGCCCGCCTGTCCGTGCTCGACGGCTGCGGCGGAATCCCGGAGGAGGACCTTCCCCGGGTCTTCGACGTCGCGTTCCGCGGCGAGGCGGCCCGGACGCCCGGCCCCGACGGCGGCGCCGGGCTCGGCCTCGCGATCGCACGCGGCATCGTGGAGGCCCACGACGGCGTGATCGGCGTGGCCAACGAGGGCCCCGGCTGCCGCTTCGAGATCACGCTGCCGCTGGCCTGA
- a CDS encoding DUF4446 family protein, translating to MLVTVVEMAGVLTGATGVAVGLIALRTARRSVRECLDVLARRASVEGRVDSRAIRDVALYRYDALDEMTGRLSFSVALINGFGDGIVLTSINGRTETRTYARAVHGGKGVQPLSPEEEHAVWAARLGIGPEAEPHRVPR from the coding sequence GTGCTGGTTACCGTTGTGGAGATGGCCGGTGTCCTGACGGGTGCGACCGGGGTGGCCGTCGGCCTGATCGCGCTGCGGACCGCCCGCCGCAGCGTGCGGGAGTGCCTGGACGTCCTCGCCCGGCGGGCCTCCGTCGAGGGCCGGGTGGACAGCAGGGCGATCCGCGACGTGGCGTTGTACCGGTACGACGCGCTCGACGAGATGACCGGCAGGCTGTCGTTCTCGGTCGCGCTCATCAACGGCTTCGGCGACGGAATCGTGCTGACGTCGATCAACGGACGCACCGAGACCCGCACGTACGCCCGTGCCGTACACGGGGGCAAGGGAGTGCAGCCGCTGTCACCGGAGGAGGAGCACGCCGTGTGGGCCGCGAGACTCGGCATCGGACCCGAGGCCGAGCCGCACCGCGTCCCTCGCTGA
- the mptB gene encoding polyprenol phosphomannose-dependent alpha 1,6 mannosyltransferase MptB, which produces MDSRGRARTAARLAPAAGGLSILLTITIGALGPSAMVPGLPGRPWQPPYSLGLAPGGHLVVALAAAALVLGAVGLAAGLAYPGRMPRARTLVVAGCAAAAVLAFLPPSGSADHLNYAAYGRMAALAHDPYVTVPADLPADPVVGRVEEWTRTPSVYGPVATAVQALASHVGGESVRLTVFVMALVNAAAFIATGLLLHRAAAGDPVRQRRAALLWTANPLVVYELVAGMHLDTVAIAFVVAGLAARRGVPLGLGVAVKATVGLVALGTAWELRRNPRRLALVAGLAALTALVAYLLAGPHALDQLLNASKSVSLATPWKLAQRALQALFGPGAYRAWIQAGSLLLLAALAVLLLRGRPEADREGPVVALAVAVAWLFATPYALPWYDGLGFALLALVAWPGLEAFLVARLAVLSLAYLPARQADQPRDLGWLVDVVRAWVAPSLLLALTIALLWWAARSAGRVRTPRAPAAPRPSGPSPESRSPSR; this is translated from the coding sequence GTGGATTCTCGGGGGCGCGCACGGACCGCCGCCCGGCTGGCCCCGGCCGCCGGCGGCCTGTCGATCCTCCTCACGATCACGATCGGCGCCCTCGGGCCGTCCGCGATGGTGCCCGGACTGCCCGGGCGGCCGTGGCAGCCTCCCTACTCCCTCGGCCTCGCGCCCGGCGGCCACCTCGTCGTCGCCCTGGCCGCCGCGGCGCTCGTGCTCGGCGCCGTCGGCCTGGCCGCCGGTCTCGCGTACCCCGGCCGGATGCCTCGGGCGCGCACGCTGGTCGTCGCCGGGTGCGCCGCCGCCGCGGTCCTCGCGTTCCTGCCGCCCTCCGGGTCGGCCGACCACCTCAACTACGCGGCGTACGGCCGGATGGCGGCCCTCGCCCACGACCCGTACGTGACCGTGCCCGCCGACCTTCCCGCCGATCCCGTCGTCGGCAGGGTGGAGGAGTGGACCAGGACGCCCAGCGTGTACGGCCCGGTCGCGACGGCCGTGCAGGCGCTGGCGAGCCACGTGGGGGGCGAGTCGGTCCGGCTGACGGTCTTCGTGATGGCCCTGGTCAACGCCGCCGCGTTCATCGCCACCGGCCTGCTGCTCCACCGGGCCGCCGCCGGCGATCCCGTACGGCAGCGCCGCGCGGCCCTGCTGTGGACGGCCAACCCCCTGGTCGTCTACGAACTCGTGGCCGGGATGCACCTCGACACCGTGGCCATCGCGTTCGTCGTGGCCGGGCTGGCCGCCCGCCGCGGGGTGCCGCTCGGCCTGGGCGTGGCGGTCAAGGCCACCGTGGGCCTGGTGGCGCTGGGCACGGCGTGGGAGCTGCGCAGGAACCCCCGGCGGCTCGCCCTGGTCGCCGGGCTGGCGGCGCTGACCGCGCTCGTGGCGTACCTGCTGGCCGGGCCCCACGCGCTCGACCAGCTGCTGAACGCCAGCAAGTCGGTCTCGCTCGCCACGCCGTGGAAGCTCGCGCAGAGGGCGCTGCAGGCGCTGTTCGGTCCCGGGGCCTACCGGGCGTGGATCCAGGCCGGGTCGCTGCTCCTGCTGGCCGCGCTCGCCGTCCTCCTGCTCCGGGGACGTCCGGAGGCGGACCGTGAGGGGCCGGTGGTCGCCCTGGCCGTCGCCGTGGCCTGGCTGTTCGCCACGCCGTACGCGCTGCCGTGGTACGACGGGCTGGGGTTCGCGCTGCTGGCCCTGGTCGCCTGGCCCGGCCTGGAGGCGTTCCTGGTCGCCCGGCTCGCCGTGCTCTCGCTGGCCTACCTGCCCGCGCGCCAGGCGGATCAGCCGCGCGACCTGGGATGGCTCGTCGACGTCGTCAGGGCCTGGGTGGCGCCGTCGCTCCTGCTGGCGCTGACGATCGCGCTGCTGTGGTGGGCGGCGCGGTCTGCAGGGCGCGTACGGACGCCGCGAGCGCCAGCGGCACCGCGACCGTCAGGGCCATCGCCGGAATCGCGATCCCCGAGTCGTTGA
- a CDS encoding glycosyltransferase 87 family protein, producing the protein MTTGRIAGARRPAWAWALALVAVAAAAAPLIAYWLTNPEDQRLVDLDVYRTGGWALLRGLPVYDVITPAPQLLPFTYPPVAAMLAVPLALMSWPVAQWVWTIAIVAVLAVTVRHAFRAFLDGVRGALAAPLLFAVLCVACTYLMPIRDQFRFGQVDLFLLALCLLDCVARRPWWPRGMLIGLATAVKLTPGVFLVYLAITAFPPREGDTAQRRAFLMAVFTAALLTLLPFLVIVDDARDFWFGALLDSERLGANAATTNQSLRGMLLRLYLPDWLTSVAWLAAVAVIGWYGFRRARRAHLDGDVTTAVALTGLMAVLLSPVAWIHHIAWVVVVLAALAGSGRDPVRLLVAAGVWLYYVLPIPWWGVALKALEIPVISPVAGKIVQNAFGLGAIGLVWLLGFWLPRRRAAVAVPAAAP; encoded by the coding sequence ATGACGACTGGCCGGATCGCCGGGGCCCGCCGGCCCGCCTGGGCATGGGCGCTCGCACTCGTGGCGGTGGCCGCCGCGGCCGCGCCGCTGATCGCCTACTGGCTGACCAACCCGGAGGACCAGCGTCTGGTGGACCTGGACGTCTACCGTACGGGCGGCTGGGCGCTGCTGCGGGGCCTGCCCGTCTACGACGTGATCACGCCGGCTCCCCAGTTGCTGCCGTTCACCTACCCGCCGGTGGCCGCCATGCTGGCGGTGCCGCTCGCCCTGATGTCGTGGCCGGTCGCGCAGTGGGTGTGGACGATCGCCATCGTCGCCGTCCTCGCCGTGACCGTCCGGCACGCCTTCCGGGCCTTCCTGGACGGCGTGCGCGGCGCCCTGGCCGCGCCGCTGCTGTTCGCCGTGCTGTGCGTCGCGTGCACGTATCTCATGCCGATCAGGGACCAGTTCAGGTTCGGCCAGGTGGATCTGTTCCTCCTGGCGTTGTGCCTGCTCGACTGCGTGGCGCGCAGGCCGTGGTGGCCGCGCGGGATGCTGATCGGCCTCGCGACCGCCGTGAAGCTCACCCCCGGCGTGTTCCTCGTCTACCTGGCGATCACCGCGTTCCCGCCCCGGGAGGGCGACACGGCGCAGCGCAGGGCCTTCCTCATGGCGGTGTTCACGGCCGCCCTGCTCACGCTGCTGCCGTTCCTGGTGATCGTCGACGACGCCCGGGACTTCTGGTTCGGGGCGCTGCTCGACTCCGAGCGGCTGGGCGCCAACGCCGCCACGACCAACCAGTCGCTGCGCGGCATGCTGCTGAGGCTCTACCTGCCTGACTGGCTGACCTCGGTCGCCTGGCTCGCCGCCGTCGCCGTGATCGGCTGGTACGGCTTCCGCCGGGCCCGCCGGGCGCACCTGGACGGCGACGTGACGACCGCGGTGGCGCTCACCGGGCTGATGGCGGTGCTGCTGTCGCCGGTGGCCTGGATCCACCACATCGCCTGGGTCGTGGTCGTGCTCGCGGCCCTCGCGGGGTCCGGGCGCGATCCGGTCCGGCTGCTGGTCGCGGCGGGCGTGTGGCTGTACTACGTGCTGCCCATCCCGTGGTGGGGGGTGGCGCTCAAGGCGCTGGAGATCCCCGTGATCAGCCCGGTCGCGGGGAAGATCGTGCAGAACGCGTTCGGGCTCGGCGCGATCGGCCTGGTCTGGCTCCTCGGTTTCTGGTTGCCGCGACGACGGGCCGCTGTCGCCGTTCCCGCTGCGGCGCCTTGA
- the serS gene encoding serine--tRNA ligase — MIDLRTLREDPDRLRASQRVRGEDDSVVETLLSLDERRRAALNNFESLRAEQKSIGKSVSRASGDERQALLDRAKDLAAQVKAAEAEAAALASELDELLMTVPNIVEEGAPAGGEDDYVVLEEVGEKPVFDFEPRDHVELGELLGAIDTERGAKVSGARFFFLKGVGARLQLGLLNMAIQQAVEAGFTPMITPVLVKPEAMAGTGFLGAHASEVYRLEADDLYLVGTSEVPLAAYHSDEILDRASLPLRYAGWSSCFRREAGSYGKDTRGIIRVHQFDKVEMFSYCRPEDAHEEHLRLLAWEKEMLEKVELPYRVIDVAGGDLGSSAARKYDCEAWVPTQGRYRELTSTSNCTDFQARRLKVRFRDEDGKPQHVATLNGTLATTRWIVAILENHQQADGSVVVPKALRPYVGLDVLEPLSR, encoded by the coding sequence GTGATTGACCTGCGAACCCTTCGTGAGGACCCTGACCGGCTCCGGGCGTCGCAGCGCGTCCGCGGCGAGGACGATTCGGTCGTGGAGACCCTGCTGTCGCTCGATGAGCGCCGCCGTGCCGCGCTCAACAACTTCGAGTCGCTGCGCGCCGAGCAGAAGAGCATCGGCAAGTCGGTGTCCCGCGCGTCCGGAGACGAGCGCCAGGCGCTGCTCGACCGCGCGAAGGACTTGGCCGCGCAGGTGAAGGCGGCCGAGGCCGAGGCCGCCGCGCTGGCGAGTGAGCTCGACGAGCTGCTCATGACCGTGCCGAACATCGTCGAGGAGGGCGCGCCCGCCGGCGGCGAGGACGACTACGTGGTGCTGGAAGAGGTCGGCGAGAAGCCGGTCTTCGACTTCGAGCCCCGCGACCACGTCGAGCTGGGCGAGCTGCTCGGCGCGATCGACACCGAGCGCGGGGCCAAGGTCTCCGGCGCCCGGTTCTTCTTCCTCAAGGGCGTCGGCGCGCGGCTCCAGCTCGGGCTGCTGAACATGGCGATCCAGCAGGCCGTCGAGGCCGGCTTCACGCCGATGATCACGCCCGTGCTGGTCAAGCCCGAGGCGATGGCCGGCACCGGCTTCCTCGGCGCCCACGCGAGCGAGGTCTACCGGCTGGAGGCCGACGACCTCTACCTGGTCGGCACCAGCGAGGTGCCGCTGGCGGCCTACCACTCCGACGAGATCCTCGACCGGGCGTCGCTGCCGCTCCGCTACGCCGGATGGTCGTCCTGCTTTCGGCGCGAGGCCGGGTCGTACGGCAAGGACACCCGGGGGATCATCCGCGTCCACCAGTTCGACAAGGTGGAGATGTTCTCCTACTGCCGTCCCGAGGACGCCCACGAGGAGCACCTGCGGCTCCTGGCCTGGGAGAAGGAGATGCTCGAGAAGGTCGAGCTGCCCTACCGCGTGATCGACGTGGCGGGCGGCGACCTCGGCTCGTCGGCGGCGCGCAAGTACGACTGCGAGGCCTGGGTGCCCACGCAGGGCCGCTACCGCGAGCTGACCTCGACCTCCAACTGCACCGACTTCCAGGCCCGTCGCCTGAAGGTGCGGTTCCGGGACGAGGACGGCAAGCCGCAGCACGTGGCCACCCTCAACGGCACGCTCGCGACCACCCGCTGGATCGTGGCGATCCTGGAGAACCACCAGCAGGCCGACGGCTCGGTGGTCGTGCCCAAGGCGCTGCGGCCGTACGTGGGGCTCGACGTCCTGGAGCCGCTGTCCCGATAG